The DNA segment tagtagtaagaaaagataaatttacaagaaaagatgaaattttaatttttatactaaattgtgtttaaaaaatatgatttgttactttaaaaattataaaattcattaTCTTATTTTACTATATTTAAAGTAGTGTTTCTTTAATTTACTTAATGCTGAATGAGTgcaatttatattttagttgTTCTGACATTAAATTAGATTTTCATTTAATTCTCAATTATCTCTCTACATGTGATTATTGCAACAAAGTCATGActtctaaaattatatatagagttacgcaaattattattatttctaaaatcatgaaataaaccacgatttctataattaataaaaaaaattataacacgACTTATctaatctatatatatataaaaaggagatttccctcttaactgctcttaatttttttttctattttatccttatattaatatttaattttattattgtattatggtcattgtgtcatttcttatttttctcttaactgctcttatttattttttttttcattttttccttacttaataatttattgtattaatttatttttgttatttggacattttataatttcaaaaattaataaattaattttaaaattttaaaatttattttatttgttattatttaactggagagtggggagagtggagagagtgattagttacttttctattttaaagatcttcttcactattaaataaaaaattaaagatatttgtaatattttgtgaACCACTTTAGCGGGAGAGTGTGGAAATTTGTTAcgttactttttttatttaaactgatattctcttttattaagaaacaaattttatgattctccactacacataaACCACGTATCCTACTTCCGACTTTCTCTCTCATATATAGGTACCTACtccccactttctctctccactacacataacacattcttttttttaccatacttctcacttacttttctctttccttttcactttcatgtaaataaataaattcattcattctctttgccatatgtaacttttaattaccgctctccactattttattaacatactctttaacttctcattttaatgttattaagagaaattgtttttgaaaaataaaaaaatactaaagagagagaaataaaaaatacggATATACACTACTCTTTAATtgtatactctttaacttctcatttttattttattaagagaaattgtttttaaaaaataaaacaaatactaaagaaataaaaataaaaaatgcggatacacacgTCACCACTAGTGTACATAACgttattcaaattttatccATTCTAATAAACAGTGCTGACAAAGTGCTACAAATAGTTAACATGTATTATTTAGGTCAATACATTATTATCAGATCAAGAAGTATTTGATGACAAGTTgatcaataaattaaaagaacataatttaattttagaataaGATCACAAGACTTAAATATCAAATTGCACTGTAAATAAATTAAGTCTCCATACATTTAAAAGTTCGGTAAATTtgaagttattttatttgagaaagaaaattgattataaaaatattgctctgcttttacttttttaaaatttatttgcaaattattaaaacatatttgcactattttacaaataaatgcttaaaatgaaaaataagataaaaaattcAGTTTAAGAatgaatacaaaataaaaaggacaaaaattaaacaataatatCTCTGTTTTCctctctatattttttttctcatatttttaaagtataatcaactaaaaaatacttttttttattcatttcctgttttctttttcattttttttaatttctggcATCATAAAACGTTGTTTTAATGctgtatatataatttttttaatcaaaataaataaattaattaaaaagaacacggtaggtttttttttatcaacaagaaaataaataataaatatggcCCACTTTAGGAGCAACCTTCTTACAAAGTAAAAGAGAAATACACCTCAAGAAAATTTCAACTGTGTATCTTGCAACAACTAGTTAAAAAACGACTTAAAATGTAAAACTTAATCCCGCTACCCTATCAGCAACTATTAATTGAGTTGAGTATATACATATCCGGGATTTTAAGCACCAATGAGAGAATAAGAAACTCATGAATTCTAAGCACCAATCAGAGAATAAGAAACTCGTTGAAGATAACTTTGAcgaaatccaagaccaaacttTAACCTATATCAAGGAGAAAACTTCATAATAGTCTACCGCTCCGCCgttgaataaataattattcCTATGTTTCCAAATCTCGTTTACCAACGCAATCCAAACATTATCCAAAATAAGATTAACTGAAGTAGTCAcatcaaaaaatttaaactactcaaaatatgataaaaaaaaaatttcacgaatatctcaacccttataaaaaaaactaaaaccaaAATATCTACCATTTTAGTTTAGAGTTGATAAACATTACAAATCAGTAAAGACTAATATATGCCTAGGCTTTCTAATTACTTTTGCTGCGTGTTGGATCTATAATTATTGAGTTTGTATTATACACTTGCAGGGAGCGAGTCTTTTTGTAAACTTGCCACCGAATCAGGCCTTTTCTCTGATCCTCTCCACTGATGCTAAACTTGCTAATGCAACATTTCGAGACGCGTAAGTACAAAATCTTGCAAGCTCAATTTGCTTAAGAAAAACCTTGTTTATTAGAATATCAATGTTTCTTACATTCTTGTTGTTATTGACATGTATGTGTATATTTGGTGCAGTCAACTGTGTAGGCGTGGAACACTTGATCCTGCAAAAGTAAAGGGCAAAATAGTGCGTTGTTTTCGAGatggaaaaataaaatcagTTGCTGAGGGTAATGAAGCTCTTTCTTCAGGCGCACAGGGAATGATTTTGGACAATCAAAAGCAAAATGGGAAAACAACTTTTGGCGAGCCTCATGTTCTGTCTACTGTGGGCACAAACAATGGCCATGCAGGGCCACAATCTGATTTTTACTTAACTGCAACGTAATTATATATCCttcaaaattgttttaacagtTTTCAAATGACCTCCCACAAAACAATTGCTCCATTTTTTATACATGCACACGTACATTTTTGCAGGGACCCTATAAAATCAGGTGCTACCATAAGAATGTCCCCAGCAAGGACGTTATTTGGAAGAAAGCCAGCTCCAGTTATGGCTTCATTCTCATCCAGAGGACCCAACAAGATTCAGCCATCAATACTCAAGGTGCAGCACATTCACATTACTTGATTTGTTCTCTATATATTAGATGTGTGTGTGAGTGTGAGTTTTTTAATGAAACTCTTGTTTTATTTTGGTTTCAGCCTGATGTTACTGCACCTGGTGTGAACATACTTGCTGCCTACTCAGAATTCGCAAGTGCATCAACCTTGCTAACAGACAATCGTCGTGGTTTCAAATTCAACGTGTTGCAAGGAACTTCTATGTCTTGCCCTCATGTTTCTGGCATCGCTGGACTTCTCAAAACACGTCATCCTAGTTGGAGTCCTGCTGCTATCAAATCAGCAATCATGACAACAGGTCTGAATCTCTACTTTCATGAGTTGTATATAAATAGCTGTGGGAGGAGCTTTCTGTTAGGTATTGGTAATAGTCTAATATTTTGAATGAGAACTTTGCAGATTCAAATAATATTCGAAATAGAATTGGATTAAACGTGTACAATATACTATTTTGATGTTATATGTTACTAAATGGTAGATTTATTaagtgtgtgtgtatatatagtTACTAATTTCTTACACTGGAATTTGTCAAAATATGAGTTAGAGTGCGTTTCAGTGATGATGCTTGCAAGGCTATTTTGTTTTTCTACCAACTTGTTCAAATTGTAACATGATTAAGAATATATATACCTTTGCAGCAAGCACACGAGACAACACAAACAGGCCAATAAGGGATGCGTTTGCTAAAACACTGGCAACTCCCTTTGCTTATGGTTCAGGACATGTTCAACCTGACCTTGCCATAGATCCTGGCCTCGTTTACGATCTAGGCCTCACTGATTACTTGAACTTCTTATGTGCTTCTGGATACGACCAACAACTCATCTCTGCTCTCAATTTCAATAGAACTTTCATTTGTTCAGGAACTCACAGTGTAACAGATTTGAACTACCCTTCAATCACATTGCCAAATCTGGGCTTAAAAGCCGTAACCATTACTCGCACGGTAACAAATGTTGGAACACCAAGCACATACACTGCAAGTGCTAATTTGCCTGGCTATAACATTGCCGTTGTGCCAAATTCCTTGACTTTCagtaaaattggtgaaaaaaagACATTCAAGGTGACTGTGCAGGCAAGCAGTGTAACTAAGCGGAGAACTTATCAATTTGGAGAATTGCGATGGACAGATGGAAAACATATAGTAAGAAGTCCTATTACTGTTAAACGCAGATGAAATTTCCCAATGGAGTAGGTTGTGTTGGAATCCTTACTTATCATAGTAATTGCGTGGATGCGTGACTCCAGCTAGGATCTCATCTCATCATGTTATGGTATGATTGTGTTTTTTTCTGGGATATTGTCTACCTTCTTGGTTTTTTCTCTATCACTGTAAGATGTATTGCGTGTTTTATGTatgataataacaataataatgcaGATGCGGTTAGGGAAGTCCGCATCACATGACAACTTTCTCCTCAAATGTGGGTGAAATGATGCTTGTATAACATTACCATTACCATTGTGAGTTTAATCCAAAGCCTGTTTTAACTTTCTAATCTTAACATTGCATATTTAGAAATCTCTCAGTGAAACAATGTCAAGAATTTATACAGTTCATGAAATCAATCCTAAAGCCACAGTTCATGAAATCCAATCCAATTCTAAATCAATATTATACAGATCATTTgagctttataaaaaaaattcaaacaaaaaaagtttACAGGATTACATTGATGGATGATCCGAAAATATTCCAATACAGATAACTCAATAAACCCGATCATAATTACTTTAGTAGACTCTGAAGtcattaaaatttgattttaagcctaattcagcttaataaaaaataatcatagaGCAAGATTGTCTCCCACAGTTTTCATTTTGGTTATATTGTCACTTGATATGAGATATTGGGTGGGTTAAACATTAATTTGCTTGAACAGATTCGCATTTTCAAATACTGTTCGTGTATACAATGAACAAAGCATGTAAGCTTACAACATGCAGGAAAAAGAAGAAGGATGGGATACATGAGAatgaaaaggaaacaaaatacTTGAGTATTCCAATGATTCAGCAGAGTTGTCCCAGTCTGATCATAGGAAATAGGTCAGGCAAAGGTGATTTTCCTGTTCCAAATGCCTTGGATACTTGTTCCATGGTTGGGCGGGAACGTGGATTTTGACTCAAGCAAGCAAGTGCTAACCTTACGATTAAGATCACCTCCCCATCAATTGGTTTTGTAGGTTGAGGAGGCCGTTGATCTAAAACATCAGCCAATAGCAAATCTTGAACAGTTGGTGGCATAGAAGGTGACACAAATTGAGAAATGAGATCTCTTGGATGTTTTCCCATAATGATTTCCAAAGCAAGTACTCCAAAGCTATAAACATCACATTTCTCATTCACTTCCATTGTCTGGGCCAACTCTGCAAATggataaacaaaaatattttttagagtaATGTTAAGCATAAAGCAATGTGGGTTATATGCAATCAAGTGTGGTAGCTATAGCATTATCTAAATAGATCATGGTATTTGCTGATAACTTGTTTCCACAATCATGGGGGGAACCagtctctttttgtagtttcaaGGTAAAAGAGTggtataaatgaaaaattatgtgACTATTTTAAGTTGTAAATATGAGGGAAAAGGGTCTAACCTGGAGCAGCATACCCAAAGGTGCCTGCGAATTGAGTCCAACTATCTGAACTAGGCTTCAAAAACTTAGCAGTCCCAAAGTCAGAGACATGAGCTTCATACTCAAGATCCAAAAGAACATTTTTACTTGATATGTCCCGATGAACAATTGGAGGTGAGCAATCATGGTGCAAATAAGATAAAGCATTGGCCACACCTTTAACAACATTCACCCTCTTTTCCCAATCAAATGCCGTTGCTTGTGTATCTTTGTTCAGCAATTGATCCAAGCTACCCCCTTCCATGAGCTGATAGACCAAAAATGAGACCTGTGAATGTGAGCAAAATCCATGCAACTTTATAATGTTCCGATGTTTGATTTCTGTCAATGCTTTAATCTCACTTGCAAAAGCCTTTGAACTAAATTCTGACATTTCCTCATTTATCACTGAATGAAGTTTCTTCACAGCAACAACCAAACCTGAAGGCAACACCACCTTGTAAACATATCCTTGACTTCCTGCTCCAATGAGATATTTGTCATCAAAATTCTCTGTAGCTTCAATGATATTTTCAAACATCATTTTCCCATCGTAGCTCCATATGGAAAAGAGTACATTCCTTGGCGCTTCTTCAGAATTAGAATGACTTTCTCCTCTTCTTTTACCACGA comes from the Phaseolus vulgaris cultivar G19833 chromosome 8, P. vulgaris v2.0, whole genome shotgun sequence genome and includes:
- the LOC137823594 gene encoding subtilisin-like protease Glyma18g48580; the encoded protein is MANSIFLLHLVSSFLLFTFLLEAVHGTKKCYIVYLGAHSHGSTPTSVDLQIATYSHYHLLGSILGSEEKAKEAVIYSYNRHINGFAALLEEEEAAETAKNPNVVSVFLSKIHKLHTTRSWEFLGLHRNGKNSAWQKGSFGENTIIANIDTGVWPESESFSDKGYGPVPSKWRGNVCQINKPPRSKTNPCNRKLIGARFFNKAFEAYNGELVPSLQTARDFMGHGTHTLSTAGGNFVGGASVFAVGNGTAKGGSPRARVAAYKVCWSLTDPASCYGADVLAAIDQAIDDGVDVINLSAGGGYVVSPEGIFTDEVSIGAFHAISRNILLVASAGNDGPTPGSVVNVAPWVFTIAASTIDRDFSSNLTINNKQQIEGASLFVNLPPNQAFSLILSTDAKLANATFRDAQLCRRGTLDPAKVKGKIVRCFRDGKIKSVAEGNEALSSGAQGMILDNQKQNGKTTFGEPHVLSTVGTNNGHAGPQSDFYLTATDPIKSGATIRMSPARTLFGRKPAPVMASFSSRGPNKIQPSILKPDVTAPGVNILAAYSEFASASTLLTDNRRGFKFNVLQGTSMSCPHVSGIAGLLKTRHPSWSPAAIKSAIMTTASTRDNTNRPIRDAFAKTLATPFAYGSGHVQPDLAIDPGLVYDLGLTDYLNFLCASGYDQQLISALNFNRTFICSGTHSVTDLNYPSITLPNLGLKAVTITRTVTNVGTPSTYTASANLPGYNIAVVPNSLTFSKIGEKKTFKVTVQASSVTKRRTYQFGELRWTDGKHIVRSPITVKRR